In the Mycolicibacter minnesotensis genome, CACGCTCACAGCACAGCTTCCTCTCCCGCCGACCCCGAATCCGTCGCCGATCCCGCGGATTCGCTACCCACCAGCAGATGGAACAGCACCGCCATGCGCACATGCACACCGTTGGAAACCTGTTGCAGCACCGCGGACTGCGAGGAGTCGGCCACCGATGAGGAGATCTCCATGCCGCGCAGCATCGGACCGGGGTGCAGCACCACCGCGTGGTCGGGCAACATCGCCCGACGCTTCTCGCTCAGCCCGTAGCGCACCGAATACTCGCGGGTGGACGGGAAGAATCCGCCCGTCATCCGTTCGGCCTGCACGCGCAGCATCAGCACGGCGTCGGCGGCCGGCAGCTCGGCGTCGAAGTCGTGGCTCACCGTCACCGACCAATCCTTCACCCCGGCCGGCAGCAGGGTCGGCGGAGCCACCACCACCACCTCGGCGCCCAGTGTCGACAGCAGACTCACGTTGGAACGTGCGACCCGGCTATGCACGATGTCGCCGACGATGACGATTCGTCGGCCGGCCACCTCGCCGAGGCGCTGCCGCAGCGTGAGCGCATCCAGCAACGCCTGGGTGGGGTGCTCGTGGGTGCCGTCGCCCGCGTTGATCACCGCCGGGCCGCCGTCTTCGGCGGCTCCGGTCCACTCGGCGAGTAGGTGTGCCGCACCCGAGGCCGGGTGACGGATGATCAGCGCGTCGGCGCCGGCAGCGCGCAGGGTGAATGCGGTGTCGCGCAGCGACTCCCCTTTGTTCACCGAGGATCCCGAAGCGGACACGTTGATCACATCAGCGCTCATCCACTTGCCGGCCACCTCGAAGGAGACCCGGGTCCGCGTGGAGTTCTCATAGAACATCGTGATCACCGTGCGCCCGCGCAGGGTGGGCAGCTTCTTGACCTCGCGGCCGACCAATGCCTGCGCGAAGCGGTCGGCGTCGTCGAGGATCGCGGTGGCCTCGTCACGACTCAGGTCGCCGGCCGCCAGCAGGTGCCTAGTACTCATCGGGTGATCACCACCCGGTCACGTCCGTCGTGTTCAGCCAGCAATACGTGCACGCTTTCGCCGCGGGCGGTCGGCACGTTCTTGCCGACGTAGTCGGCGCGGACCGGCAATTCGCGGTGCCCGCGGTCCACCAGCACCGCCAGCTGCACGATCCGGGGCCGGCCCACGTCGCGCAAGGCGTCCAGCGCGGCCCGCACGGAACGGCCGGCGAACAGCACGTCGTCCACCAGGATCACCAAGGCGTCGTCGATGCCGCCCGCCGGGATCGAGGTGGGCTCCAGAGCACGTGGGGGCTGGCGCATGAGGTCGTCGCGGTACAAGGTGATGTCCAGCGAGCCGTGTGCGAGATCAACACCGCAGAATTCGCTGATCTTGCCGGCCAGCCGCTGGGCCAGGGTGACGCCGCGGGTGGGAATACCCAGCAGCACGACGCGCGGGGCGTTCACCCGGTCGGGATCGTCTAAAGCGGTCTTCTCGATGATCTGATGTGCGATCCGAGAAACAGTGCGGCCCACATCCGCCGAGGACATCAATTCCCGGTCGGTGCTGGAATTACCGGCAGCGCCCATGCTAAACGCAGGACCTCCTTCTCCGCCTCGCAGGACGGATCGTTAAAGGATGTCGAACTGCCGCGTAGCTTAACATCCGCCCCGCCCCCTTGTGCCGCCTGCCGCTAGCCTGATTCGGTGAACCTCGACCCCAACCAGGCGCCGCTGCGCGAAGCCTGTGACACCGGTCTGCTCGCCGGGGTGGTGACGCTGGTATGGCAGCGCGGCACGGTCCTGCAAGTCAACGAGATCGGTTACCGCGATGTCGGAGCGGGTCTGCCGATGACGCGCGACACGATCTTTCGGATCGCCTCGATGACCAAACCCGTCACCGTCGCCGCCGCGATGACCCTGATCGATCAGGGCCGGCTGCGCCTGACCGACCCGATAGCCCACTGGGTGCCGGAGTTCGCAGCGCCGCGAGTGATCGTCGACCCCGCCGGTTCGCTGGAGGCCACCACCGCGGCGCGGCGGGCCCTCACGGTCGAGGACCTGATGACGCACCGCTGCGGTATCGGTTACGGGTTTTCGGTACCCGGCCCGATCGCACGGGAGTACCAGCGATTGCCGTTCGGGCGCGGGCCCGAAGCCTGGCTGACGGCGCTGGCCGCCCTGCCGCTGGTGGACCAGCCCGGTGAGCGCTTCACTTACGGGCACGGCACCGACGTGCTGGGTGTGCTCCTGTCGCGGATCGAAGGCAAGCCCCTTCCCGAGGTGCTCGACGAACGAATCCTGGGCCCGCTGGGCATGACCGATACGGGCTTCTCTGTCACGCCGCAGGCACGCCGGCGCAGCGCCACCATGTACCGCGTCGACGGGGACACGCTGCGCGACGACGCCATGGGGCCGGTCCCGATCACAACACCCGCGTTTCCCAACGCCGGGGGCGGCTTGATGTCCACCGCCGACGACTACCTGGCATTCACCCGCATGTTGCTGGCCGACGGCATGTTCGACGGCACCCGGATTCTCTCGACCCAGGCGGCGCGGGCGATGCGTACCGATCGGCTCACCGATAACCAGAAGCGGCAGCCGTTCCTGGGAGCCCCGTTCTGGGTCGGCCGCGGATTCGGGCTCAACCTGTCGGTGGTGACCGACGCGGCGAGATCCCAGCCGCTCTTCGGACCCGGTGGTACGGGCGCGTTCGGCTGGCCGGGGGCCTACGGCACGTGGTGGCAGGCCGATCCGTCCGCCGACCTGATCCTGATCTATCTGGTGCAGAACGCCCCGGCGCTGTCCACCGAGATGGCTGCCGCGGTCGCCGGCAACACCGCGATTGCCAAGCTGCGGGTTGCACAGCCGAAGTTCGTTCGACGGACCTACGCGGCGCTGGGCTTGTAGCCAGGCCTACACAGGTCAGGTCGCGAGCTCTTCACCGGCACGGCGCGCCTCGGCCAGAGCGGCTTCGCGCATCTGCTCCCGCTCTTCGGCGGTCCAGCGGGTGGTCGGTTCAAAGACGAGGGTCTCCACGGTATAGCCCAGCATGGTGAAGACGTACTCCAGATACGGCCGCTGAAAGTCTTGCAGATCGGGGCGGTCGCCGTCATAAGCGCTCGAACGAGTCAAGATGAGCTGCAACGGCTTTCCCTGCCCCAGCGTCCCGACGTGCTCGCCGCGCTCATTGAGTGTGAAACTGGCGATCGGTTGGACGATGACGTCGATCCAGGCCTTCAGCGCATGCGGCACATGCCAATTCCACATCGGCGACGACACCACCAGCCGATCGAACGCACGCACCCGCTCGATCTCAGCCAGGATCTGCGACCAGATCTGCTTCTGCTCCGGGGTGCGCCGCTCCCCGTACAGCGGGGCGAATTTGGCGAACGCGGCCTCGCGACCGAAGGTGATCGCATCGTCGCTCCACACCGAGTACCGCTCGACATCGCCGACGACGGCCACCGTTGCGGCATCAAGAAACTCCTGGGCCAGCGCCGAAGACAACGAGTGTTCTTGTTTGGGACTGGCCTCCACCCACAGGGTTTTCATCGGACTCCTCAGATCATCGAGATCGGTGAGATCTTCACGCCGGCCTCAAGCGCGCCCGCCAACTCACGCGCTACGTCGTAGTCGTACACGACGTGACCGCAGATCACATCCACATCGCGTTTGGCGCGCTGCAGCGGGTTGGTCAGGAACTGCGCGCTGGCGCCGGAGGCTTCGAGCAGACCGGCAATCACGGCGCGAGATTCGTGCACGATGTGCGCGGCCGCTGCCCGGGCGTCAGCCCGAGCCGAGCGGGGAATCCGCTCGCGCGCGTCCACCGCGTCCTGGATTCGGCCGACGGTGTCGTTGAGCAGTCCGTGAAGGGCCCGCAAACGCACCCGCGCATCTCCCAGGCGAATCTGCGCGGAAGGCTGATTCTTCTGCGCCACACCCGAATAGGCCATGACTCGCTCGGTGAGGCGTTGCGCGAACAAGTCGGCGACCCGTTCGGCCGAACCAAGCGCGGGCATCGCCGCGCTCAGTGCCAGCGCAGGGACCATCGGCCAGCGATAGGCCGATGCATCATGCAGCTCGGCGCCCGGAGCGGTACCGGAGTAGATGTCGACGACTTTGACCAGCCGGTGCGCCGGAACCACCACGTCCTCGATGACGACGTCGTTGGAACCGGTGGCGCGCATGCCGGCGGTATGCCAGACGTCCTCGATCTGGATCTCGGTCGCCGGTAGAAGCACCAACGCCGGATAGGGCGCCTCGTCCGGGCCGCAGAGCGCCCCGACCATGATCCAGTCCGCGTCCATCACCCCGGTCGCCCACGACCACCGGCCGGACAGCCGGATGGCGTCACCGTCGGGCACGCCGCGGCCGGTCGGGGCCAGCGGCGCGGGACACAGCACCGGTCCCGCGGCGAACACCTCGTCTTGGGCCTGCTCGCCGAAGAGCGCCAACATCCAGTTGTGCAGCATGTAGAAACCCAACGTCCAGGCACTTGAGGCGCAGCCGTGCGCCAT is a window encoding:
- a CDS encoding aspartate carbamoyltransferase catalytic subunit, translated to MSTRHLLAAGDLSRDEATAILDDADRFAQALVGREVKKLPTLRGRTVITMFYENSTRTRVSFEVAGKWMSADVINVSASGSSVNKGESLRDTAFTLRAAGADALIIRHPASGAAHLLAEWTGAAEDGGPAVINAGDGTHEHPTQALLDALTLRQRLGEVAGRRIVIVGDIVHSRVARSNVSLLSTLGAEVVVVAPPTLLPAGVKDWSVTVSHDFDAELPAADAVLMLRVQAERMTGGFFPSTREYSVRYGLSEKRRAMLPDHAVVLHPGPMLRGMEISSSVADSSQSAVLQQVSNGVHVRMAVLFHLLVGSESAGSATDSGSAGEEAVL
- a CDS encoding acyl-CoA dehydrogenase family protein; this translates as MNTRTAPAITEEFTTRLAQRAAEAEELRRLPADTVAEFRESGLAGLLLPARYGGVQAEFPEILDPIRQMAHGCASSAWTLGFYMLHNWMLALFGEQAQDEVFAAGPVLCPAPLAPTGRGVPDGDAIRLSGRWSWATGVMDADWIMVGALCGPDEAPYPALVLLPATEIQIEDVWHTAGMRATGSNDVVIEDVVVPAHRLVKVVDIYSGTAPGAELHDASAYRWPMVPALALSAAMPALGSAERVADLFAQRLTERVMAYSGVAQKNQPSAQIRLGDARVRLRALHGLLNDTVGRIQDAVDARERIPRSARADARAAAAHIVHESRAVIAGLLEASGASAQFLTNPLQRAKRDVDVICGHVVYDYDVARELAGALEAGVKISPISMI
- a CDS encoding NAD(P)H-dependent oxidoreductase; amino-acid sequence: MKTLWVEASPKQEHSLSSALAQEFLDAATVAVVGDVERYSVWSDDAITFGREAAFAKFAPLYGERRTPEQKQIWSQILAEIERVRAFDRLVVSSPMWNWHVPHALKAWIDVIVQPIASFTLNERGEHVGTLGQGKPLQLILTRSSAYDGDRPDLQDFQRPYLEYVFTMLGYTVETLVFEPTTRWTAEEREQMREAALAEARRAGEELAT
- the pyrR gene encoding bifunctional pyr operon transcriptional regulator/uracil phosphoribosyltransferase PyrR, whose protein sequence is MGAAGNSSTDRELMSSADVGRTVSRIAHQIIEKTALDDPDRVNAPRVVLLGIPTRGVTLAQRLAGKISEFCGVDLAHGSLDITLYRDDLMRQPPRALEPTSIPAGGIDDALVILVDDVLFAGRSVRAALDALRDVGRPRIVQLAVLVDRGHRELPVRADYVGKNVPTARGESVHVLLAEHDGRDRVVITR
- a CDS encoding serine hydrolase domain-containing protein produces the protein MNLDPNQAPLREACDTGLLAGVVTLVWQRGTVLQVNEIGYRDVGAGLPMTRDTIFRIASMTKPVTVAAAMTLIDQGRLRLTDPIAHWVPEFAAPRVIVDPAGSLEATTAARRALTVEDLMTHRCGIGYGFSVPGPIAREYQRLPFGRGPEAWLTALAALPLVDQPGERFTYGHGTDVLGVLLSRIEGKPLPEVLDERILGPLGMTDTGFSVTPQARRRSATMYRVDGDTLRDDAMGPVPITTPAFPNAGGGLMSTADDYLAFTRMLLADGMFDGTRILSTQAARAMRTDRLTDNQKRQPFLGAPFWVGRGFGLNLSVVTDAARSQPLFGPGGTGAFGWPGAYGTWWQADPSADLILIYLVQNAPALSTEMAAAVAGNTAIAKLRVAQPKFVRRTYAALGL